From the genome of Aspergillus oryzae RIB40 DNA, chromosome 4:
GTCGAAGGACCAGCCAGAGGGAGCCTTGGAGGCAGGTTGGCTCGTCGGCTTGCCACTTGCTAGCGCGGCtgcaagggaaaagggaCGATTGACACTCTTTTTGCTTGCAGGCTCCGGACGGCTCTTCGCAATGGTCGAGCGACGAGCGAATGGCTTGCAAGGCTTGGCCTGTGGGGAACGCCCGGCCGGTTTGAGGGTGGGAGCGGATTTGGGGGTAGACCGGGATGCCTTGGGGGGCGTGGTCGGGATGCGAGGAGCTGCGTTGGACTTCACAGTTGTCAATGTGATCCGCGAGGTCTTCATGGGCTTGGTGATATTCTTGATGGGCTCATGCTCGTCCTCATCCGAGCCACGCTTGCGTTTTgtcgaggagttgaagatTGTGGGGTCGATGTTCTCGGTGTCCACCTCCGAGAGGGGTTGCCTCTTGCCAGACAAGATCGCACCTGATGGTCGTGTTACTATGTGTTGATATATAGCTATACTCCAAGAAACATACCATTCTGTTGGTTCTTAAGGTTCATCTTTGACTTGAGCAAGGGCCGTACGCGCGGCGTATCCAAGCTCGCGAAGGGCTGCCGCACGGTGGGAGTCATTGTGAGAGCGGCCATGTTATTCAACGCGAGTTATGGGA
Proteins encoded in this window:
- a CDS encoding uncharacterized protein (predicted protein), translated to MAALTMTPTVRQPFASLDTPRVRPLLKSKMNLKNQQNVTRPSGAILSGKRQPLSEVDTENIDPTIFNSSTKRKRGSDEDEHEPIKNITKPMKTSRITLTTVKSNAAPRIPTTPPKASRSTPKSAPTLKPAGRSPQAKPCKPFARRSTIAKSRPEPASKKSVNRPFSLAAALASGKPTSQPASKAPSGWSFDIYVDSEQEEMTNLMQHSTCVLDISDDEGKGGSTTPGKENIPPAELGIDLPRSRQRESPAAAARKSVMMEESRAPLGDLIAADYYGEDCHAFSYTIVYDDEEADATSTKKTPLPTLPRSCHSRSKLSSVSSISSILEATTPVEDAKSGPSEAEVEVWESGSAVEESA